The following is a genomic window from Fusarium oxysporum Fo47 chromosome IV, complete sequence.
CGGCAGCGGATATTTGGGACCGTTGGAGATCTAAGCCTTATCGATAAGCTAGACGGCTAAGCTTTCAACACGTGAGGACCTTAATAACATGGAACCTTGCGGGTTTAGATGTTGTAATGGGCGGATATTGGAGGATTACATATTTCTGACTGATGTAAAGTCCGCTTATGGCTTTTACAGGGTATTTGCTCACTGCTATGGAGATATGATGCGGCCAGCCCTATCGGTTACATAGTGGATGCTACCCTGGGCTTAGCAATCGAGATCCAAGGGGATGCATGAGGCGAAAGTAATAAGAGCGATTCATAATGAAATATTTGCTTGGGTCCGTAGCTTGATATTAACTTTTCGATGTATTATTTCTTTGGGTATATGCCATCCTTTGTCGATAATCTTCCCCCTATCAAAAGCTCCTCTGTACCTTGACCCTCCGTGCCATCCCATCTAACAACCGTTGACCACCCTAGCTTCCTCCTTATTACTCAGACTCCTCCGGCTTTCTTCCAACCATCAAATACATAGGTGTAAACAGCTTCCTCTTGCCACCCTCAACCAACGCATCCGCCGCTTGTCCAAGACTATCCGCCGTCTTCCTCGTTCCCTTCGGCGCAATCCAACAAGCTTCCAATGCCCCAATAACATTATGCATCACAAGTCTTCCCCACTTATTCATCCTCAAAACCGTAAAGAAATCACCGATAGTCTGTGCGTATCGCATATCACTATCCAAAGGCCAGTACCAAGGTGCTGTTCCATCATCTGTAGCTGCGAGATCCTCATGGTGAAGAAGCTCGAAACCAGCTGCTTGGATAGCAGACAGACCGTGGTCGATCTTGAACATCTGGGCGATACCGTCACCTTGTTCGATGTCCAGACGGATACGGCGTTGTTCAAGATCGTCGTTGTTGTAGGTATCTGTCATGAGCCATTCGTAGACGCCAAAGACACCCCCGGGTTTGAGGACTCGTCGGATTTCGCTGTAGACGCCTTCTAAGGAGGGGGCGTGGACGGTTGCTTCGATAGCGTAGACGGCGTCGAAGGAGTTATCTGGAAAGGGAATTTTCTTCGATGCGTTAGTATACCCCTGTGGGCTCGCTCAGAATCAACT
Proteins encoded in this region:
- a CDS encoding S-adenosyl-L-methionine-dependent methyltransferase, which codes for MSSSELISYDEAQNSAFDNVLHRKSKESKGGMRAMINKDNKAHAAAVDEYFQFWDNKKAEDEVEAVRQERTDNYASLTRQYYNLATDLYEYGWSQSFHFCRFAYGEDFNRAIARHEHYLAHNIGIRPGMKVLDVGCGVGGPAREIVKFTGAHVTGLNLNEYQVQRATIYAEKEGLSDKLRFVQGDFMKIPFPDNSFDAVYAIEATVHAPSLEGVYSEIRRVLKPGGVFGVYEWLMTDTYNNDDLEQRRIRLDIEQGDGIAQMFKIDHGLSAIQAAGFELLHHEDLAATDDGTAPWYWPLDSDMRYAQTIGDFFTVLRMNKWGRLVMHNVIGALEACWIAPKGTRKTADSLGQAADALVEGGKRKLFTPMYLMVGRKPEESE